TTCATTTGCATGGGCTGAATGaatatctaataatttttttaacttttttaaaaagaaagaaagagagagaaaaaaaaaaaaaaatatttattaataaaatattaataaaaaaaataaataataaaaaaacttacttgaTTTCTTGAATAAATTGTACCCATTTCATTACCTAAAATCCAATCTAATGTTAAACTGATTGGATAAGCAAATGggaaaaagagaaagatGAAAACATAAACGATATAGATTGTATGAGCACCAACTGCTAAACCATGTCTTGAACATGCGGCTTGCGGTATAATTTCACCAGCAATAACGATAATTGTagttgataaaataaaaccaacGAAACCACTTGTCAAATCGGCAAGgaaaattgataaaagtGCATTTACACCTACATTACCCAATAAAAGGGTACAAAGTAGTAAATTACCTTTTTGTCTAACCGGATATATAATTTTTGCATATTTACTTTCTTTCGCCGTCCCACTCGCTATAATaatctatatatatatgttcaaataaaaattttttttttttttttaattggaattAGATtgggtatttttttttttttttttttttttttttttatataatgatttaatttttaatatttacctCTAAACCAGTAATATCTAAGGACATAATACCTAAAGTTAAACCAGCAAAAAGACCAGAGATAGCAACCAAGACGATAATTGAAATCCattggaaaaaataatactgaACTGATGTCATAATgttgtatatatataaaaaatgtatataataattatattattaattatatacaaaataaatatatatatatatatgaaataaatataaaaaaaaaaaaaaactatttgtaatttagaaattacaattgtgaagaaaaaaaaaaaattcgttTTTTAAAgaggattttttttaatattaaattttaaaattaaaaaaaaaaaaaaaaaatttaaaaaaaaaaaaaaaataaaaaaaataaaaaattaaaaaattttgtttaaaaaaaaaaaaaaaataatgattgacATTTAACTGGGCAAACTCATGTCCGCAAGCGGCGTGGTCAAAAATATTTGGAGTGAATAATGAATTTTACaatggaaaaataaaaataaaaataaaaaaaaaaataacaataaaattttttaaaaaaaaaaaataaaaataaatataacaCTTTcgtgttttaaaaataaaaaataatcacaaaccactttatttttattttaaattttttttttttttttcttttttttaaaaaataaaattcttgatttcaatttatattattattattattatcattatcattattattatcattattattattaatattattattatcattattattattattataaaattttatggattcaatcatttcaatatagttattattattaaaatgatcTTCATTAATTCTATCAATTGAAGcactaaaattaaataaaggtGCATAAATTTCAGTTTTGAAAATATCAAACATTAATTTAATCgtgtaaaataataaaagtgaccaaattataaataataatgtatttaaaattctaaattttaattcaataccAAAGTTTGATCCATTTTCTAATAAATCTGAAATATcataaattgaaataaagaaaattatcTCTGATATAAAacaatactaaaaaaaaaaaaaaaaaaaaaaaaaaaagaaaaaagttaataaaattaatagtaatttaaaatatatattattaaacatcaaattaattattacgattattaaaaatgatttttttaaatttttcaaagttaataaaccaacaataattgaaataatatttaaaaaaaaattaatagctTCTAAAATACTAAAAATCCATGGTAATCTTGttgctaataataaaataaatatccatttaatttgaaatgatttcCTTTCATAATAATCATATCCTTGATATTCATAATAATCACacattgataatattgaattcattattttaatttgtacttgtaataattttattcttttattttttttttttaatatttaaaaaacaaacaaacaaatcaattttttttttttttttttttttttatattttttttttatttttcccaataaataaaaaaataattattaaattgtaaaattcaAACATAAAACAGTTACCAAATTTCCTTtttgaaaatcattttttcatttttacaaaaaaaaaaaacatcaattaattttttattttattactttttaataatttagaattaaaaaacattttggctattaaatttaataagcAAATACAACATTAATTGGAGATTGAAAATCTGGCCATATATTTGAAATGATGTAacttgataatgaaaatttgttatttattgataaaacatttaaattaattgcaGTTGgaacattttcattttgacaTAAGAAAACCAATGATTTATAATCAGACGATAGGAATAATGGATTGTATAATTTTGGTTGACCAACGTAAACTTGTTGTTTAAATTCTTGTTTACAAATATTACCAAAACCATGTTCAATAATTTTGCAACCTGTAAAAgaaccatcatcattaactAATACTAAATAAAGATCATCCAAGCTTTCATTACCATTAAAAATCATACTAATTTGATTTGACGATGTGCCACCAATACCGTAATATTCATAAACAGTTTCATTTGGTGTTTTTTCATTAACTGAAATGTTGAATGATAATGCATTAACTGAATTATCAGAACCGGTGTATGCTAAATACATAAGTTCCAATTGTTGATTTACACCCGTTGCAACTGGTGAGCCTTTGACATAAGCATATGCTTGAATAAATACATCTTTACTTGTATTATCcatgaaatttaaaattgtaacaTGAATAACTTGGTTGGtataactattatttataatgtatgcaattttattaacaattaaaacttgttgatttggtaaattaatttcattctttgatttaataataccgatttcaattatttttttgtctGTAATTTTATAAgcatataaataataattttgttcTGATGaacataaaatatttatctttttttttttttaaataaaattaattaatatttaacttaattttttttaatttttttttttcttttttttttttaatacaaacTGTATCTGGGTCTACTATTTGTgttgaaattatttgatattcGATATCAAGATTAATACCTGGTGAATAGGCATTAACATTTggattaataatatttaaaatttgttttccACTAATTTCATCAAAACTTGTAAGAGAATAAAGTAAATTTGAAGAAgctaaagaaattaaaaattggaaagaaattaaaaaaagtataaagataaacttcatttttatttttaatattaatcaaatcaacaaaaataatataataaaaaaaaatttaaataagaaaaaaaaaaaataaaaaaaaaaagaaaaataaaatcagaATAGAATGGAATTATGTTCGAAAAATATTTATGACATcactttaatttttaaacctatttccttttttttttaaatttccttttttttctaaatttcctaatatttttaaaaaaatttttttatttttttagatatttattttctcgaattgttttataataatatcaattggagaaaataaataaaaaaataaataaatttaaaatttttttttttctacatACGATAATTTCagatttaacatttttacaacatttgaatttgttgttttttttttttattttcttttttttttaaccataaaaaaaaaataatattaaccaaaaaaaaagaaaaaaatataaaaaaaaaaaaattaagaaaaagcaacaaaaaaaggaattaaaATCGAACATAGTTatgtatttgtattataaCCTATTttggaattattatttatttatttattatttatttttttttttttttttttttatataaatcactttttttttattttttacatttgaatttaaattgatggttgtttttaattaaaatgaaaattcatgTTTTGGTATTCAATTCAATaagtttcaaaaaatatttggtttttgaattaatatcatttaaatggtccacaacatttaataatacttttccaaaaaccaaaatattttatgaaacatattaaaatgaattaaaagatgTGTTTACaaacattattttcaatCTGTAAAACTGTTGTGGTGGTTTATTTGTATTGTTAGTAATGGTATTAAAATTggtatgaaaaaaaaaagataatattttatacaattagaaattattatttttatttttatttttttaatagaaaaaCATTTCAGGTTACTAGATAGATCCAAACATTCTCCTATTCATTTTGGAACCATAAATCTAGGCAAGTGGATAAGAGCTAACTGATGCAATACCACAACTTTGGATAAGTTTGAAAGGTAAAGGTTTATTATAgtaatttgaaataaattaaaaaatataatttttagttAGTAAAAGAtcatattaatagtaatttaatttaataatataaattaaatacttACTTATTCTTTCTATCCTTTGACATTActagtaatttttttataatagtaaaaaattgaaataaaaagtgattagaaataatttataattataaataatatataataatatataataattaaatacttACAAATGTAACCTTTTATACCCCATGAGGTACCCCATGAATTTTTAACGATCCAATAATTATTTGCCTTTGGTCTAACACTATCAGATGAATCATCAGAGGATTCAActttattatcttcattCTTGTGGATAACAATGGTTTGTTTTCTGTTTAATACTGGaccttcatcatctttaCCTTGAACACCATAACCAACAACTAAAACACCATGATCCAATTCAGTTGGAGAACATTTTGGCTCATAATAGATACCAGATGTATAGAGTTGGAAACTATTATGGGAAGCATCAATTGCAACAGATACTGGACCATGTTGAGCACCATTCTCTAATGAAATCTCTGAACCGGCAGTAATGTTAACATAACCTTTAATGGTTGCACCAATATCAGATTTATTGAATAAACATGTTGAACCAGTTTCAGCAGTATATGGATAACTACTTTCAGTGTCAATACCCTTGTTTTTAATGATATAATCAAATgcacttttaattttataataataaaaaaaaaaaaaaaattaataatctaaaacttattttttaaaaaaaaaaaaaattacttacTTATTCATTAAACCACCATCACAACCAAAGTTTTCTTCTGGACCAGAGCAATCAACTAAATTTTGTTCAGATAGTGAAACcaattttttagtttttaatgCATGAGCACCTTCAGTACTACCAGTAGTAGAGAAAGACCAACAAcctataaaattaaaaaaaagaaataaaaaaaaaaaattaattttaatataggTGTGtgttaaaatttaaataaataataataaataattaatttaatacatACTACCACATTGACCTTGATCTTTAATTGGAGTTACAGCATTTTTAGTTCtccaatcaattgattttggatTAGTTTGAAGATCTTCAACATTTAAAACTTCACGACCATCATAACCATTATAGGAATGTGCGTTAACTCTGGTACCCAAATAAGTTTTTCTATACTCTTCATTTGTAATATCAGCAAAATTGTTTAAGCCTAAAACTGTTTGAGAATCACCTTTGGAGTTCCAGTTATCAACATAGTCCATATTTGATTTGAAGATGGAATAACGATTGCTAAATTCACTTGATGAATATTGTCTATTGAATTTTAATGTCCATTCAGTAAAAGCGGTTCTATATTGACTTTCTGAGAATCTTCTACCATTTGGTCTAACATTtgcaaatgaaaaatttacaaaaattaataatattaaaaatactaataatctcattttaaaataattaattttttttttttttttttttgtttttttttatataaaatttattatacaaataaaattataaaacaaaattgtgattttgaaaaaaaaaaaaaaaaagaataaatttattagatttatacccttttttttttttaaacaaaattttttaaatataaaaaaaaaaaataaaaaaaaataattatttttaaaaaaaaaataataattaaaattaaaataaataaaatttatataaaaatgataataaattatgataataaaaaaaaaataaaaaaaacctatATAAAACCCACCCCTAACTTAACACACCCGCTGTGTTTtcataaatagaaaaaatttaaagaataaaaaaaacaattggtgattattttaataaattctatTGGATCATCAAAcatttcttttgatttttcatattattttatgacgttttttaataattgtatcattaaaaaaaaaaaaaaaaaaaaaaaaaaaaaaaatgtttttttttttttgtggttaATTAatagcttttttttttttttaggaatgataaaaagaaaaaaataaattaaaaaaaaattaaaaaaaaattaattgaataaaaagggccctttatttttaaaaacaaaaaaaacaatttttgacttttaaaatttgaaaaaacaacccttcctttttttttttttaataaaaaaaataaatttttttaattttttaaaaaccccaaaaggtttttttattacaagggggggataataattttttaaaaaaaaatttaggtTAAAaatttaggaaaaaaaataattttttgaaaaattattttttttaagatatccattttaaatttccagaattttaaaagattcaaTCCATTACCCACAACAATATGATATCATTATTGTGTGGAAtcttcataattttttttttttttttttttttttttttaaaaccctTTGAAcatgtaaattaatttttccaaatctgggaaaaaaaaaaaaaaaaagattttttttaacatcgaaaaagaaa
This region of Dictyostelium discoideum AX4 chromosome 3 chromosome, whole genome shotgun sequence genomic DNA includes:
- the cprB gene encoding cysteine protease; the encoded protein is MRLLVFLILLIFVNFSFANVRPNGRRFSESQYRTAFTEWTLKFNRQYSSSEFSNRYSIFKSNMDYVDNWNSKGDSQTVLGLNNFADITNEEYRKTYLGTRVNAHSYNGYDGREVLNVEDLQTNPKSIDWRTKNAVTPIKDQGQCGSCWSFSTTGSTEGAHALKTKKLVSLSEQNLVDCSGPEENFGCDGGLMNNAFDYIIKNKGIDTESSYPYTAETGSTCLFNKSDIGATIKGYVNITAGSEISLENGAQHGPVSVAIDASHNSFQLYTSGIYYEPKCSPTELDHGVLVVGYGVQGKDDEGPVLNRKQTIVIHKNEDNKVESSDDSSDSVRPKANNYWIVKNSWGTSWGIKGYILMSKDRKNNCGIASVSSYPLA